The Sebastes umbrosus isolate fSebUmb1 chromosome 19, fSebUmb1.pri, whole genome shotgun sequence genome has a segment encoding these proteins:
- the LOC119478073 gene encoding valacyclovir hydrolase-like, producing MALFLLGGRFFKCRTDIKRVITATQPYCSSVVSGRQHVNGVDLYYERTGRGKHAVLLVPGAMGCPGIHFEHQMKSLNKERFTLVGLDPRGYGQSRPPARDLPPDFYEIDAKDGVDLMKALGFSKFSVMGWSAGGTVALIAAAKNPDLIKQLVVWGAKAFITEVDVKIHNETRDVSTARWEKIGPMTEMYGEKAFAKGWSDLLDAYSQFPNRPGGSICLELLPLISCPTLIVHGERDRIAPFFHSQLQHEHIKGSRLHIIPNGGHALHDDYPDEFNKLVEDFLED from the exons ATGGCGTTGTTTTTACTTGGAGGACGTTTCTTTAAATGCAGAACTGACATTAAGAGAGTCATCACAGCGACCCAGCCATACTG CTCTTCGGTGGTCTCAGGCAGGCAGCATGTTAATGGAGTGGATCTGTACTATGAGAGGACAGGCAGAGGGAAACATGCTGTGCTGTTGGTTCCTGGTGCTATGG GGTGCCCTGGGATTCATTTTGAACATCAGATGAAGTCTCTGAATAAGGAACGCTTTACTCTAGTGGGCTTGGATCCCCGTGGTTACGGACAATCCCGTCCCCCAGCCAGAGATCTCCCCCCTGACTTCTATGAGATTGACGCAAAGGACGGAGTGGATCTGATGAAG GCACTGGGCTTTAGCAAGTTCTCTGTGATGGGTTGGAGTGCGGGAGGAACCGTCGCTCTGATTGCAGCAGCGAAGAACCCCGACCTGATTAAACAACTGGTTGTATGGGGGGCCAAAGCCTTTATTACCGAGGTGGATGTCAAGATTCACAACG AGACACGTGATGTCTCCACGGCCAGATGGGAGAAAATAGGGCCGATGACGGAGATGTATGGAGAAAAAGCCTTTGCTAAAGGCTGGTCGGACTTGTTGGATGCGTACTCACAATTTCCAAATAGACCAGGAG GGAGTATCTGCCTGGAGCTTCTGCCACTAATCAGCTGTCCAACCCTCATCGTCCATGGAGAGAGGGATAGAATTGCGCCCTTCTTCCACTCACAGCTCCAGCACGAACACATCAAGGGATCACG ATTACACATAATACCAAATGGTGGCCACGCTCTCCATGACGACTACCCTGATGAATTCAACAAACTGGTGGAAGACTTTCTGGAAGACTGA